In Ictalurus punctatus breed USDA103 chromosome 3, Coco_2.0, whole genome shotgun sequence, the following are encoded in one genomic region:
- the tmem184c gene encoding transmembrane protein 184C, which yields MPCTCGNWRRWIRPLVVLLYILLLLVVLPLCIWELQKSEVGTHNKAWFIAGIFVFMTIPISLWGILQHLVHYTQPELQKPIIRILWMVPIYSLDSWIALKYPGIAIYVDTCRECYEAYVIYNFMIFLMNYLEKQYPNLVQILEMQEQQEHLPPLCCCPPWPMGEVMLLRCKLGVLQYTVVRPVTTVVALICQLCGVYDEGNFSSKNAWTYLVIMNNLSQLFAMYCLVLFYRTLREELGPIKPVGKFLCVKLVVFVSFWQAVLIALLVKVGVISDSHTWDWDSVEAVATGLQDFIICVEMFLAAIAHHFSFTYKPYIQEAEEGSCFDSFLAMWDMSDIRADFSEQVRNVGRTVMGRPRKSYFSRDAEHDEHRGLLSSGSQDAAVAEASSTPPSPSGHYQGLGHTRPPHSRSAPAELCSTPWEGDVDDLDDITPTVLSGDPKNQAHTHYAKIT from the exons ATGCCGTGCACTTGTGGGAACTGGAGGAGGTGGATCAGACCTCTGGTGGTGCTCCTCTACATCCTGCTCTTGCTGGTGGTTCTTCCTCTGTGCATATGGGAGCTGCAGAAATCAGAG GTTGGAACTCACAACAAAGCCTGGTTCATTGCAGGCATTTTTGTCTTCATGACAATCCCCATATCACTTTGGGGGATACTTCAACATCTAGTACACTACACCCAGCCCGAGCTGCAGAAACCCATAATCAG gATATTGTGGATGGTTCCAATTTATAGCTTGGATAGC TGGATTGCACTGAAGTACCCGGGCATCGCTATCTACGTGGACACGTGCAGAGAGTGCTACGAAGCCTACGTCATTTACAACTTTATGATCTTCCTGATGAACTACCTGGAGAAGCAGTATCCCAACCTGGTGCAGATTCTGGAGATGCAGGAACAGCAGGAACACCTGCCGCCGCTCTGCTGCTGCCCGCCCTGGCCCATGGGAGA GGTGATGTTGCTGAGATGTAAGCTGGGTGTTCTGCAGTACACTGTAGTGAGACCCGTCACCACAGTCGTCGCATT GATCTGTCAGCTTTGCGGGGTTTACGATGAAGGCAACTTCAGCTCCAAAAATGCCTGGACCTATTTAGTGATCATGAACAATCTCTCCCAGCTC TTTGCCATGTACTGCCTGGTGCTGTTCTACAGAACGTTACGAGAGGAACTCGGCCCTATCAAACCTGTGGGCAAATTCCTGTGTGTCAAACTCGTCGTGTTCGTGTCCTTCTG GCAGGCGGTGCTCATCGCGTTGCTTGTGAAGGTTGGAGTGATTTCAGACTCTCACACCTGGGACTGGGACAGCGTGGAGGCCGTGGCCACTGGACTGCAG GATTTTATCATCTGTGTGGAGATGTTTTTGGCAGCCATTGCTCATCACTTCAGCTTCACCTACAAGCCATACATTCAGGAAGCAGAGGAAGGCTCTTGCTTCGACTCCTTTTTGGCCATGTGGGACATGTCAGACATTCGGGCCGACTTCTCCGAGCAAGTGCGCAATGTCG GCCGAACGGTTATGGGCCGCCCCAGGAAGAGTTACTTTTCCCGTGATGCGGAGCACGACGAACACAGAGGCCTTCTGTCCTCCGGCTCTCAGGACGCCGCCGTCGCCGAGGcttcctccactcctccatctcCGTCAGGCCACTACCAGGGTCTGGGACACACCCGACCCCCTCACTCTCGCTCGGCCCCCGCCGAACTCTGCTCCACACCCTGGGAGGGAGACGTAGACGACCTGGACGACATCACTCCCACCGTGCTGTCCGGGGACCCTAAAAACcaggcgcacacacactatGCTAAAATCACTTAA